In Microbacterium sp. AB, a single genomic region encodes these proteins:
- a CDS encoding ABC transporter substrate-binding protein, which translates to MQRTTARPPRRALRASAALLLPATALILASCAAPATSDADATGDPVAGGDITFARLSSPVTSLDPHDDTLITINAYTLDKVFDTLYALDEEGEPQPSLATSYEVSDDGLTWTFSLRDGVVFSDGSAFDAADVVYSIGRHLDLGGALPLGAPIIGVTAVDDHTVEIVLSEPYTPLLSELSVFSSSILPEDLAGLDEDEFFADPIGTGPFTVEEWDPSSTELTLARNDEYWVEGLPYLDTVRLTTVDDDNQLVQQVQSGQADIVDDVPIANVEELEANGDVRVQSVGSWNQDIVFFNTTSDVFSDRGVRRAVVQAVDRDALTEATTFGTGTPARTFIASTIRYSDQDVDALEYDVDAAKDELAASEHPEGAAATLLVEGGSQSRAQQAQIIQASLAEIGVDVEIETVDSATFWTRFPAGDYEFALSTTIADTGDPDNVSSWQVDGDGVTQAFYTYYDNDEVDALVKEGRITPDGDERAAIYSQIQEIVAQDSPSLSLDYVSEIKAAGAHVHGLQLIPNGTVRLENVWIDPQS; encoded by the coding sequence ATGCAGCGCACCACCGCGCGCCCGCCCCGCCGTGCCCTCCGCGCATCCGCCGCACTCCTCCTGCCCGCGACCGCGCTGATCCTGGCCTCCTGTGCCGCGCCGGCGACGAGCGATGCGGACGCGACGGGCGATCCCGTCGCCGGCGGCGACATCACCTTCGCCCGTCTGAGCTCGCCCGTCACCTCGCTCGACCCCCACGACGACACGCTCATCACGATCAACGCCTACACGCTCGACAAGGTCTTCGACACGCTCTACGCCCTCGACGAGGAGGGCGAGCCGCAGCCCTCGCTCGCGACCTCGTACGAGGTGAGCGACGACGGGCTGACATGGACGTTCTCGCTCCGCGACGGCGTGGTCTTCTCGGACGGCTCGGCGTTCGACGCCGCCGACGTCGTCTACTCGATCGGCCGCCACCTCGACCTCGGCGGAGCGCTGCCTCTCGGCGCCCCCATCATCGGCGTCACCGCCGTCGACGACCACACGGTCGAGATCGTGCTGAGCGAGCCCTACACGCCGCTGCTGTCGGAGCTGTCCGTCTTCTCCAGCAGCATCCTCCCGGAGGATCTCGCGGGGCTCGACGAGGACGAGTTCTTCGCCGACCCGATCGGGACGGGCCCCTTCACCGTGGAGGAGTGGGACCCGTCCTCCACCGAGCTCACCCTCGCGCGCAACGACGAGTACTGGGTCGAGGGGCTTCCGTACCTCGACACCGTCCGCCTCACCACGGTCGACGACGACAACCAGCTCGTCCAGCAGGTGCAGAGCGGGCAGGCCGACATCGTCGACGACGTGCCCATCGCGAACGTCGAGGAGCTCGAGGCGAACGGCGACGTGCGGGTGCAGAGCGTCGGCAGCTGGAACCAGGACATCGTCTTCTTCAACACGACGTCCGACGTGTTCTCCGACCGCGGCGTGCGCCGTGCCGTCGTGCAGGCGGTCGATCGCGACGCGCTGACGGAGGCGACGACGTTCGGGACCGGGACTCCCGCCCGGACGTTCATCGCCTCGACCATCCGCTACTCCGACCAGGACGTCGACGCACTGGAGTACGACGTCGATGCGGCGAAGGACGAGCTCGCCGCCTCGGAGCACCCCGAGGGCGCGGCCGCCACGCTGCTCGTCGAGGGCGGTTCGCAGTCGCGCGCGCAGCAGGCCCAGATCATCCAGGCGTCCCTCGCGGAGATCGGCGTCGACGTCGAGATCGAGACCGTCGACAGCGCGACGTTCTGGACGCGGTTCCCGGCCGGAGACTACGAGTTCGCCCTGTCGACGACGATCGCCGACACGGGCGATCCCGACAACGTCTCGAGCTGGCAGGTCGACGGCGACGGCGTGACGCAGGCGTTCTACACGTACTACGACAACGACGAGGTCGACGCCCTGGTGAAGGAGGGCCGCATCACGCCCGACGGCGACGAGAGGGCCGCCATCTACTCGCAGATCCAGGAGATCGTCGCGCAGGACTCGCCGTCGCTGTCGCTCGACTATGTGTCGGAGATCAAGGCCGCGGGGGCGCACGTCCACGGCCTCCAGCTCATCCCGAACGGCACCGTCCGGCTCGAGAACGTCTGGATCGATCCGCAGTCGTGA
- a CDS encoding ABC transporter permease: protein MTRIARLVRPAARAALVAVGVVLATFVLLGLVPGDAASALLGSRATPEAVAALREDFGLDLPWYARLGAFISDVLTGSLTSYVNGQPVTALIAARAAPTATIVLAALVVAAAVSAALALAAAAHHDRPVDQIVRIVSTAGVAVPSFLLGMALILVFGVRLRWFPVGGVDDGFLSYVLPAVTAASAVVPVVTRSLRVQLLEVSGSDVVAAARAAGFSERRVTFGVLLPNAAIPALTLLGLNVAYLVGGTFVVEQVFGIHGLGALMFDAIQDRDVPVVQGVVLYTALAVVLVGVVTDVVVRAIDPRRRVEGAVV from the coding sequence GTGACCCGGATCGCCCGGCTCGTACGACCGGCGGCACGAGCAGCGCTCGTCGCCGTCGGCGTCGTGCTGGCGACCTTCGTTCTGCTCGGCCTCGTGCCGGGCGACGCGGCCTCGGCGCTGCTCGGCAGCCGGGCGACGCCGGAGGCCGTCGCCGCCCTCCGCGAGGACTTCGGGCTCGATCTGCCCTGGTACGCGCGTCTCGGGGCCTTCATCTCCGACGTCCTCACCGGCTCGCTGACCTCGTACGTCAACGGCCAGCCGGTCACGGCTCTCATCGCCGCGCGGGCGGCGCCCACGGCCACGATCGTGCTCGCGGCGCTCGTCGTCGCGGCGGCCGTCAGCGCCGCGCTCGCGCTCGCCGCCGCCGCGCACCACGACCGGCCCGTGGACCAGATCGTCCGCATCGTGTCCACGGCCGGCGTGGCCGTCCCCTCCTTCCTGCTCGGGATGGCGCTCATCCTCGTGTTCGGGGTGCGTCTGCGCTGGTTCCCGGTGGGCGGCGTGGACGACGGGTTCCTCTCGTACGTGCTCCCCGCCGTCACGGCGGCATCCGCCGTGGTGCCGGTCGTCACGCGCAGCCTCCGCGTCCAGCTGCTCGAGGTGTCGGGCTCCGACGTCGTCGCCGCTGCGCGTGCGGCGGGGTTCTCCGAGCGGCGCGTGACGTTCGGGGTGCTGCTGCCGAACGCGGCGATACCCGCCCTCACGCTCCTCGGCCTCAACGTGGCGTATCTCGTGGGCGGGACGTTCGTCGTCGAGCAGGTGTTCGGCATCCACGGGTTGGGAGCGCTCATGTTCGACGCGATCCAGGATCGCGACGTCCCCGTCGTGCAGGGCGTCGTGCTGTACACGGCGCTCGCCGTGGTCCTCGTCGGCGTCGTCACGGATGTGGTGGTGCGTGCGATCGATCCCCGGCGCCGGGTGGAAGGGGCGGTCGTATGA
- a CDS encoding ABC transporter permease yields the protein MTVAAFETAAAPGAERRRSGTLVAGAVIVSAVVLAAVLAPVVATHDPLAQDLTGGLQPPSAEHWLGTDQLGRDLWSRIVHAARTDLRVGVLAVIAPAVIGTAIGLIAGYFGGWAERIATYLVDVNLSFPFYVIVLAMVALLGTGDIAIYVTFALVAWVNYARVVATVTAGFVRENWVVAARGGGLSHGRVVLRHVLPNALPQIVVILVGDIVFVILAVVTMSYLGLGIQPPTPNWGGMISDGQAFLATRPWIALFPGAAILVTGVGFSLLADGVADRVRSGR from the coding sequence ATGACCGTCGCGGCGTTCGAGACGGCGGCGGCTCCCGGAGCCGAGCGCCGGCGCTCCGGCACGCTCGTCGCCGGCGCCGTGATCGTCTCGGCGGTCGTCCTCGCGGCGGTGCTCGCGCCGGTCGTGGCGACCCACGACCCGCTCGCGCAGGACCTCACGGGCGGCCTGCAGCCGCCGTCGGCCGAGCACTGGCTCGGCACCGATCAGCTGGGGCGCGACCTCTGGTCCCGCATCGTCCACGCAGCCCGGACCGACCTGCGCGTGGGTGTGCTGGCCGTCATCGCCCCGGCCGTCATCGGCACGGCGATCGGGCTGATCGCCGGGTACTTCGGGGGGTGGGCCGAGCGGATCGCGACCTACCTCGTCGACGTGAACCTGTCCTTCCCGTTCTACGTCATCGTGCTCGCGATGGTCGCCCTGCTGGGGACGGGCGACATCGCGATCTACGTGACGTTCGCGCTCGTCGCGTGGGTCAACTACGCGCGCGTCGTCGCGACCGTCACCGCGGGCTTCGTCCGGGAGAACTGGGTGGTCGCCGCCCGAGGCGGCGGGCTGTCGCACGGGAGGGTCGTCCTGCGCCACGTCCTGCCCAACGCGTTGCCGCAGATCGTCGTCATCCTCGTGGGCGACATCGTCTTCGTCATCCTCGCGGTCGTCACGATGAGCTACCTGGGGCTGGGCATCCAGCCGCCCACGCCGAACTGGGGCGGGATGATCTCGGACGGCCAGGCGTTCCTGGCGACGAGGCCGTGGATCGCCCTGTTCCCCGGCGCGGCGATCCTCGTGACGGGAGTCGGCTTCTCGCTCCTCGCGGACGGCGTCGCCGACAGGGTGAGGAGCGGGCGATGA
- a CDS encoding ABC transporter ATP-binding protein — translation MSAETASVLEVSGLSIARRRGAGIVEGVDLSVRRGECVGLVGESGSGKSLTLRAIMALLPDGVEATGGEVRVDGLPMPRSGAAARSSRRGRLSMVFQDPAAALDPLRRVGAQVAAVRRHVRGRSARAAREDALGLLADVRLPDPAAAYERYPHELSGGQRQRVMIAVALASEPEFLLCDEPTTALDVTVQAEILALLDDIRRSRSVGVLFVSHDLPVVSTVSSRLVVMRRGVVVEAGDTIDVLGAPRDPYTRGLVRAAAELSADSPAGGSGS, via the coding sequence ATGAGCGCGGAGACGGCGAGCGTGCTCGAGGTGTCGGGGCTCTCGATCGCACGTCGCAGGGGGGCGGGCATCGTCGAGGGCGTGGACCTGTCGGTGCGCCGCGGGGAATGCGTCGGGCTGGTCGGCGAATCCGGTTCGGGGAAGAGCCTGACGCTGCGCGCGATCATGGCGCTGCTGCCGGACGGCGTCGAGGCGACCGGCGGCGAGGTGCGGGTCGATGGCCTGCCGATGCCGCGGTCGGGCGCCGCCGCGCGGTCGTCGCGCCGCGGGCGGCTGTCGATGGTCTTCCAGGACCCCGCCGCGGCGCTCGACCCCCTCAGGCGCGTCGGGGCGCAGGTGGCCGCCGTGCGTCGTCACGTGCGCGGACGGTCCGCCCGAGCGGCGAGGGAGGATGCGTTGGGGCTCTTGGCGGATGTCCGTCTGCCGGACCCGGCGGCCGCGTACGAGCGATATCCCCACGAGCTCTCGGGAGGGCAGCGGCAGCGGGTGATGATCGCCGTCGCCCTGGCGAGCGAGCCGGAGTTCCTCCTGTGCGACGAGCCGACGACGGCGCTCGACGTCACGGTGCAGGCGGAGATCCTCGCGTTGCTCGACGACATCCGGCGCTCCCGGTCGGTGGGCGTCCTGTTCGTCAGCCACGATCTGCCGGTCGTGTCGACCGTGAGCAGCCGTCTTGTCGTCATGCGCCGGGGCGTGGTGGTCGAGGCCGGCGACACGATCGACGTGCTCGGCGCGCCTCGGGATCCGTACACGCGTGGCCTCGTGAGGGCCGCGGCCGAGCTCTCGGCCGACTCGCCCGCAGGCGGGAGCGGCTCATGA
- a CDS encoding ABC transporter ATP-binding protein encodes MTPPLLSLADVTVRYGAHEAVSGISFAVAPGEIVGLVGESGSGKTTIGRAIAGTTPVSRGDVRWEGRALPSRRSPQERRAIQVVFQDPSLSLNPRLTVGTMLAELLVVHRIAPRREVRQRVEELLARVSLPPETADARPARLSGGQRQRVAIARALAVQPRLIVADEPTSALDVSVQADILRLFARTRDELGTSIVIVTHDIGVVRYLCDRVVVLQGGRIVEQGPTREVLASPREDYTRALLSAVPRLSVHPTSENPALS; translated from the coding sequence ATGACCCCGCCGCTGCTGAGCCTCGCCGACGTGACCGTCCGCTACGGCGCCCACGAGGCCGTGAGCGGAATCTCGTTCGCGGTGGCGCCGGGCGAGATCGTCGGCCTCGTCGGAGAGTCGGGATCGGGGAAGACGACGATCGGCCGTGCGATCGCCGGGACGACGCCCGTCTCCCGCGGCGACGTCCGCTGGGAGGGGCGTGCGCTTCCCTCGCGGCGCTCGCCGCAGGAGAGGCGTGCGATCCAGGTCGTGTTCCAGGACCCGTCGCTCTCCCTCAACCCGAGACTCACCGTCGGGACGATGCTCGCCGAGCTGCTCGTCGTGCACCGCATCGCTCCGCGTCGCGAGGTGCGCCAGCGGGTCGAGGAGCTGCTGGCCCGGGTGTCGTTGCCGCCCGAGACCGCCGATGCCCGCCCCGCGAGGCTGTCGGGAGGGCAGCGTCAGCGCGTCGCCATCGCGCGGGCGCTCGCGGTGCAGCCGAGGCTGATCGTCGCCGACGAGCCGACGTCGGCGCTGGACGTGTCGGTCCAGGCGGACATCCTGCGCCTGTTCGCGAGGACGCGCGACGAGCTCGGCACGTCGATCGTGATCGTCACACATGACATCGGCGTCGTCCGGTATCTGTGCGATCGCGTCGTCGTCCTGCAGGGCGGGCGCATCGTCGAGCAGGGGCCGACGCGCGAGGTGCTCGCCTCTCCGCGTGAGGACTACACCCGTGCCCTGCTGAGCGCCGTTCCGCGGCTGAGCGTCCATCCGACCAGCGAGAATCCAGCATTGTCATGA
- a CDS encoding bifunctional metallophosphatase/5'-nucleotidase: MPSPTPRRVAGTAAAMAAACALAFIPTAANASVEPDTTDIQVLTINDFHGRIEANGDEVGAAVLAGAVAQYRSENPNTIFASAGDNIGASTFTSFIQDDDPTIDALVAAGLDVSAVGNHEFDQGFADLRDRVIPRFGGGDWASGVDYALGANVYAKGTTDPALAEYAIREVDGVRVGFIGTVTSDTATLVSPAGISELDFGSQLEAADRVAAEIADETDVIVLLSHSGASGDDCAALAGEDSEYGELVRNASSDIDAIVSGHTHRLYSCEVDGRPVVQAYQYGTTLGALDIQVDATTHDLVSIAGSTIDLATQELDENGEEIDVPQFPADEEVQAIVDEATAEADVLGQEVVGRISADILRGGNPPGDDRGVESTMGNLVADIYLWSTSEYANYGGAPADIAVMNPGGLRDDLLYGEDGTVTYEAAAAVQPFGNTLTTTTLSGAQLKQLLEEQWQPGNERPKLHLGISEGFAYEYVDEAPAGEHVVSMSLNGEAIAPEDEFLVTTNSFISAGGDGFTAFLDGTGTSDTGLIDLSATVDYFAEHDVVDPAPLGRAAEYVAEPEPTATPEPTPTATPEPTATPEPTPTPTPEPIPTPSPTDAPDEELAPTGGDVAWPLAGVAAALVAAGVLLVALRRRERA, from the coding sequence ATGCCTTCTCCCACTCCCCGACGCGTCGCCGGCACGGCCGCCGCCATGGCGGCCGCGTGCGCGCTCGCGTTCATCCCCACCGCCGCGAACGCGTCCGTCGAACCCGACACGACCGACATCCAGGTGCTCACGATCAACGACTTCCACGGTCGGATCGAGGCGAACGGCGACGAGGTCGGCGCCGCGGTCCTCGCCGGCGCCGTCGCGCAGTACCGGTCCGAGAACCCGAACACGATCTTCGCCTCGGCGGGCGACAACATCGGCGCCTCGACGTTCACGTCGTTCATCCAGGACGACGACCCGACGATCGACGCGCTCGTCGCCGCGGGCCTCGACGTCTCCGCGGTCGGCAACCACGAGTTCGACCAGGGCTTCGCCGACCTGCGCGACCGCGTCATCCCGCGCTTCGGCGGCGGCGACTGGGCCTCGGGCGTCGACTACGCGCTCGGCGCGAACGTCTACGCGAAGGGAACGACCGATCCGGCGCTCGCCGAGTACGCCATCCGCGAGGTCGACGGCGTGCGGGTCGGCTTCATCGGCACCGTGACGAGCGACACCGCCACCCTCGTGAGCCCCGCCGGCATCTCGGAGCTCGACTTCGGCAGCCAGCTGGAGGCCGCCGACCGCGTCGCGGCGGAGATCGCCGACGAGACGGACGTCATCGTGCTGCTCTCGCACTCCGGTGCGTCCGGCGACGACTGCGCGGCGCTGGCGGGCGAGGACTCCGAGTACGGCGAGCTCGTGCGGAACGCGTCGTCCGACATCGACGCGATCGTCTCCGGCCACACCCACCGGCTCTACTCGTGCGAGGTCGACGGGCGCCCCGTCGTCCAGGCGTACCAGTACGGGACCACTCTCGGCGCCCTGGACATCCAGGTGGATGCCACGACACACGACCTCGTCTCCATCGCGGGGTCGACGATCGATCTCGCGACGCAGGAGCTCGACGAGAACGGCGAGGAGATCGACGTCCCGCAGTTCCCGGCGGACGAGGAGGTGCAGGCGATCGTCGACGAGGCGACCGCGGAGGCGGACGTGCTGGGTCAGGAGGTCGTCGGACGCATCAGCGCCGACATCCTGCGCGGCGGCAACCCGCCGGGCGACGACCGCGGCGTCGAGTCGACCATGGGCAACCTCGTCGCCGACATCTACCTCTGGTCGACCTCGGAGTACGCGAACTACGGCGGCGCGCCCGCGGACATCGCCGTCATGAACCCCGGCGGCCTGCGCGACGACCTGCTCTACGGCGAGGACGGCACCGTGACGTATGAGGCGGCCGCCGCGGTGCAGCCGTTCGGCAACACGCTCACGACCACGACGCTCAGCGGAGCGCAGCTGAAGCAGCTGCTCGAGGAGCAGTGGCAGCCCGGGAACGAGCGGCCGAAGCTGCACCTCGGCATCTCGGAGGGCTTCGCCTACGAGTACGTCGACGAGGCGCCCGCGGGCGAGCACGTCGTGTCGATGTCCCTGAACGGCGAGGCGATCGCGCCCGAGGACGAGTTCCTCGTGACGACGAACTCGTTCATCTCGGCGGGCGGCGACGGCTTCACGGCCTTCCTGGACGGCACGGGGACATCCGACACCGGCCTCATCGACCTGTCGGCGACGGTGGACTACTTCGCCGAGCACGACGTCGTCGACCCCGCCCCGCTCGGCCGCGCTGCGGAGTACGTCGCGGAGCCGGAGCCGACGGCGACCCCTGAGCCGACCCCGACCGCGACGCCCGAGCCGACCGCGACGCCCGAGCCCACGCCGACGCCGACGCCCGAGCCGATCCCGACGCCGTCCCCGACCGATGCACCCGACGAGGAGCTCGCGCCCACCGGCGGAGACGTCGCCTGGCCGCTCGCGGGCGTCGCCGCGGCGCTCGTCGCCGCGGGCGTCCTGCTCGTGGCCCTGCGCCGTCGCGAGCGCGCGTAA
- a CDS encoding SLC13 family permease: MADRSSLTGTIRTRASRSAADPRPSADLSPGEQAPAETPRDNLRQWTGFAVGIVGAVLAYLLMPEDVGHPARLTAAVAVLMAAWWMTQALPLPVTALIPLALFPVLGRDDETSAADVMGQIGASYGNPIIFLFLGGFMLALAMQRWNLHKRLALLVIRAIGTKPTSMIGGFMIATALLSMWVSNTATAVMMLPIGVSVLLLVANASDLDTTGDEDARPGGHSAMRTRFGTALMLGIAYAASIGSLGTIISTPPNVLFAAHMREAHGVDISFGQWMLVGVPLGAVFLFLAWVLLAKVVFRPEITEIPGGREMIGAELAKLGRMTSGEIRVLVVFVLAALGWVLVPLLWPEAQPVSEHGIAIVVALLLFILPAGANRGVRLLDWSAANELPWGVLLLFGGGLALSSQFTASGLSAWIGAQVEGLAGVPVWVLVLIVCIGVLVLTELSSNTATAATLLPVAGGVSIGLGIDPLLLAFPVAVAATCSFMLPVATPPNAIAYGSGYVTAAQMLKGGFWLNVIALGLVSVATLTLATWVFGIGW, from the coding sequence ATGGCTGACCGGAGCTCGCTGACCGGAACGATCAGGACTCGGGCATCCCGATCCGCCGCCGATCCCCGCCCCTCCGCGGACCTCAGCCCCGGCGAGCAGGCGCCGGCCGAGACCCCGCGCGACAATCTTCGCCAGTGGACCGGCTTCGCCGTCGGGATCGTCGGCGCCGTGCTCGCCTACCTGCTCATGCCCGAGGACGTCGGCCACCCGGCTCGCCTCACGGCCGCGGTCGCCGTGCTGATGGCGGCGTGGTGGATGACCCAGGCGCTCCCCCTGCCCGTGACGGCGCTCATCCCGCTCGCGCTGTTCCCCGTGCTCGGCCGCGACGACGAGACCAGCGCCGCCGACGTCATGGGCCAGATCGGCGCCTCGTACGGCAACCCGATCATCTTCCTGTTCCTCGGCGGCTTCATGCTCGCGCTCGCGATGCAGCGCTGGAACCTGCACAAGCGTCTGGCGCTGCTGGTGATCCGCGCCATCGGGACGAAGCCCACGAGCATGATCGGCGGCTTCATGATCGCCACCGCGCTGCTCAGCATGTGGGTCTCCAACACCGCCACCGCCGTCATGATGCTCCCCATCGGGGTATCGGTCCTGCTGCTCGTCGCGAACGCCTCGGATCTGGACACGACAGGCGACGAGGATGCGCGTCCCGGCGGTCACTCGGCGATGCGCACGAGGTTCGGCACCGCGCTGATGCTCGGCATCGCCTACGCGGCGTCCATCGGCTCGCTCGGAACCATCATCTCGACGCCGCCGAACGTCCTGTTCGCCGCGCACATGCGCGAGGCCCACGGGGTCGACATCAGCTTCGGCCAGTGGATGCTCGTGGGCGTCCCGCTCGGCGCCGTCTTCCTGTTCCTCGCCTGGGTGCTCCTGGCGAAGGTCGTCTTCCGGCCGGAGATCACGGAGATCCCCGGCGGCCGCGAGATGATCGGAGCGGAGCTCGCGAAGCTGGGGCGGATGACCAGCGGCGAGATCCGGGTGCTGGTGGTCTTCGTGCTCGCGGCCCTCGGCTGGGTGCTCGTCCCCCTGCTGTGGCCCGAGGCGCAGCCCGTCAGCGAGCACGGCATCGCGATCGTGGTCGCGCTGCTGCTGTTCATCCTGCCCGCAGGCGCCAACCGCGGCGTACGGCTCCTCGACTGGAGCGCGGCCAACGAACTGCCGTGGGGCGTCCTGCTGCTGTTCGGCGGCGGGCTGGCCCTGTCGTCGCAGTTCACCGCCAGCGGTCTGAGCGCCTGGATCGGCGCGCAGGTCGAAGGGCTCGCCGGGGTGCCCGTCTGGGTGCTCGTGCTGATCGTCTGCATCGGCGTGCTGGTGCTGACGGAGCTGTCGAGCAACACCGCGACGGCCGCGACGCTCCTTCCGGTCGCCGGCGGCGTCTCGATCGGCCTGGGCATCGACCCGCTCCTGCTCGCGTTCCCCGTCGCGGTCGCCGCGACGTGCTCGTTCATGCTCCCCGTGGCCACTCCCCCGAACGCGATCGCCTACGGGTCGGGCTACGTCACGGCGGCGCAGATGCTCAAGGGCGGGTTCTGGCTCAACGTGATCGCGCTCGGACTCGTGAGCGTCGCCACCCTGACGCTGGCGACCTGGGTGTTCGGCATCGGCTGGTAG
- a CDS encoding PLP-dependent aminotransferase family protein, with translation MNITADAMAAQVGGRTASTIADEITALIEVGVLPQGERLPTIRSVATSLGVSVGTVAEAWSALRSRGLVETRRRGGTTVVGATTGARPFAGWSNVDFLLSSPDVSLQPPLEAAFAHAVRQPGVNAWGREHMIRELRDVAIARWPFPAEAWTSAGGGTEGLWLATKAVIEPGRPIAVEEPAAPGYLATLAELGVRAIGVPVDDDGPSPDALRAALAEGAAAFVHQPGGPYSTRHVLGEGRAEELAGLVEDSDAVVLEDDSLGPLSPVLVRTVGDRLPSRTIRVLSFCRAYGLDLRTSVVGGAQRLVERAIAARSAGVASNSRILQHALAALVRDPDAERVVDAARARYSARTELAVRVFAEAGLAVHAGPGSHVIWVEVIDEGAAALALAGRGVIVDVGRTSFVTRQETGLLRLSTAQLPEDPALVAELASLVSRASHGDLRVAFD, from the coding sequence ATGAACATAACCGCGGATGCGATGGCTGCACAGGTCGGGGGACGCACCGCGAGCACGATCGCCGATGAGATCACCGCTCTCATCGAGGTCGGCGTCCTTCCGCAGGGCGAGCGGCTTCCCACGATCCGCTCGGTCGCGACGTCACTGGGCGTCAGCGTCGGCACCGTGGCCGAGGCATGGAGCGCCCTGCGGTCGCGCGGGCTCGTCGAGACGCGCCGGCGCGGCGGCACCACGGTGGTCGGGGCGACGACGGGAGCTCGGCCGTTCGCGGGGTGGAGCAACGTCGACTTCCTGCTCTCGAGCCCGGACGTGTCGCTGCAGCCTCCGCTCGAGGCGGCCTTCGCGCACGCGGTGCGCCAGCCGGGGGTCAACGCGTGGGGACGCGAGCACATGATCAGAGAGCTGCGCGACGTCGCGATCGCCCGCTGGCCGTTCCCGGCCGAGGCGTGGACGAGCGCGGGCGGCGGCACGGAGGGACTCTGGCTCGCGACGAAGGCGGTGATCGAGCCTGGTAGGCCGATCGCCGTGGAGGAACCTGCTGCGCCCGGATACCTGGCGACGCTCGCGGAGCTCGGCGTGCGCGCCATCGGCGTGCCCGTGGACGACGACGGCCCGTCGCCGGATGCGTTGAGGGCGGCGCTCGCGGAGGGCGCGGCGGCCTTCGTCCACCAGCCCGGTGGACCGTACTCGACCCGGCATGTGCTCGGCGAGGGGCGTGCGGAGGAGCTCGCCGGTCTCGTCGAGGACTCCGACGCCGTCGTGCTCGAGGACGACTCCTTGGGACCGCTCTCGCCCGTCCTCGTGCGTACCGTGGGTGACCGCCTGCCGAGCCGGACCATCCGTGTCCTGAGCTTCTGTCGGGCCTACGGTCTCGATCTGCGCACGTCGGTCGTGGGCGGGGCTCAGCGTCTCGTGGAGCGCGCCATCGCCGCGAGGAGCGCGGGCGTCGCGTCCAACAGCCGCATCCTCCAGCACGCCCTGGCCGCACTCGTCCGCGACCCCGACGCGGAGCGCGTGGTCGACGCGGCGCGCGCCCGCTACTCCGCCCGCACGGAACTGGCCGTGCGCGTCTTCGCGGAGGCGGGTCTCGCCGTCCACGCCGGCCCCGGGAGCCACGTGATCTGGGTGGAGGTCATCGATGAGGGCGCCGCCGCGCTCGCACTCGCGGGCAGGGGCGTCATCGTCGATGTGGGCCGGACGTCGTTCGTGACGCGGCAGGAGACGGGTCTGCTGCGGCTCTCGACGGCTCAGCTGCCGGAGGATCCCGCGCTCGTGGCGGAGCTGGCTTCGCTCGTCTCCCGAGCATCACACGGCGACTTGCGGGTCGCCTTCGATTGA